The DNA sequence GCAGAATATGTGTCCATTACAGATAAAGAAGCTATGGATGCTTTGATGGAATTGTGTAAATTAGAAGGAATCATTCCGGCAATTGAAAGTGCTCATGCTGTTGCTTATGCTAAGAAACAGGCAAAGAAGATGAAACCGGATGACATTATGATTGTGTGTCTCTCCGGACGTGGGGATAAGGATGTACACACCGTAGCAGATTATTTAGCTGGAAAAGGTTATTTGAATTAGAGAATTTTGAGGAGGAAAAGTGATGGAAAACAGAATTGAACAGAGAATGCAAAAACTTCAGGAAAAGGGAGAAAAAGCATTTATTACTTATATGACAGCAGGTCTACCGGATATGGCAGGTTGTAAGGAACTGATAAAAGCGCAGGAAAAGGCAGGAACAGATGTGTTAGAACTTGGAATTCCATTTTCTGATCCGGTAGCAGACGGACCCGTAATTCAGGATGCATCCTATAAGTCCATTCAGCTTGGCACAAACTTGAAAAAAGTATTGGAATTAATGAAAGAAGTGAGAGCTGAGGGGGTACAACTTCCAATTATTTTTATGATGTACTACAATACAGCACTTTACTTTGGTTTAGAAAAATTCGTAGAAGAGTGTATTGCAAGCGGTGTGGACGGACTGATTATCCCAGATTTGCCATTAGAGGAGCAGGGAGAATTACAGCAGTATTTGAACAAAGAAAATGCACCAATTTTGATTGAACTGGTATCACCGGTATCTGCTGAACGTGTACCAAAGATTTTGGAAAATGCAAGAGGTTTTGTTTACTGTGTATCCGGTATGGGTGTGACCGGACAGAGTGGAAATTTCCATAGAGAGATTTTGAACTATCTTGCTAGTGTGAAAAAGGTTTCCAAGATTCCGGTTATGATGGGATTTGGAATCGAAGAAGCAAAGGATGTTGCGCCAATGAAAGATGTGATTGACGGTGCCATCGTAGGTTCTCATTTTATTAAATTGTTAGAAGCAAATGACTATAAGCCGGAGGCGGCAGTAGAGTATTGTAGTAAGTTCAAAAGAGAAATCAACGCATTGTAGAAGGGAAAGGATGAAAAAGATGAAAGAGGCAATTCAAAAAGTAGTAGATAGACAGAATCTTACGGAAGACGAAGCAAAAAAAGTCATGAATATTATGTTAAGTGGAGATGCAACCCAGGCGCAGCTTGGGGCGTTTTTGACGGCTATGCGTA is a window from the Roseburia sp. 499 genome containing:
- the trpA gene encoding tryptophan synthase subunit alpha, with product MENRIEQRMQKLQEKGEKAFITYMTAGLPDMAGCKELIKAQEKAGTDVLELGIPFSDPVADGPVIQDASYKSIQLGTNLKKVLELMKEVRAEGVQLPIIFMMYYNTALYFGLEKFVEECIASGVDGLIIPDLPLEEQGELQQYLNKENAPILIELVSPVSAERVPKILENARGFVYCVSGMGVTGQSGNFHREILNYLASVKKVSKIPVMMGFGIEEAKDVAPMKDVIDGAIVGSHFIKLLEANDYKPEAAVEYCSKFKREINAL